In the Neodiprion virginianus isolate iyNeoVirg1 chromosome 2, iyNeoVirg1.1, whole genome shotgun sequence genome, ACCGTCGAGTGGATGGGATGAGGAATTGAGCACTTGATCTCAATTTCGGCTCATTAGAAGCGAAATTCCGCAGACGGTTGGACTGTTATCTTTCAATGCTCCAAGGCTTAATTGCGCTGGGCTCGTTCCTTATCGCCGTTCTGAACATCAAACGGCGTCGATGGTCCTTGAAATTCGTTTACTGGTACTCGAACCTTGAACACATCGACGACCAACGGACGGTGAGGGAGTACGGGGCAAGGAACGGAAAGAGGAAAGAGACCATCTCAGAGTCTGTCTCGGAGGAACTCGAATGATGTAATCTAAATTGCAGCAATTGAGCACTGCTCGTACCCCGCGTCGTCTGTCGTCTCGTTTAATGCTTCGCGTGGGTGTTGACAGTGTCGCTCAATCCAAAGTGGAAGCCGGAATCCAAATTCCCAACTCCCAAATCGACTGTCGTCCTTATCCTCTAGGTATTCATTTATATCGGCGATGACAAAGCCAGACTGGAAAAAGATTATCTTTATACGTACAGGCTTCGGGCCCTTTTCTTCATCGTTCAACCGTCACGCTCTGGTACTCGTTTAATTCATCTCGCACATTGTGATTGGGAATGAACAGTGACTGCGAGGAGGAATCCGTGACTCAGAGAATCTCTCTTGTGGTAACAAATTCTTTAATTATTCACCGTCTATGTCGCAGAAGGCAGGCGAATTTAGATTTATGAGCTTGAAGTGGGCGTACTTGTGGGCTTGTTACAAACTTCGCATACCTGCAAATTATTCCGATTATAACCTGATTCCTCAGAATTTTCGAAGCTCTTTTTGTGTTACGTTCAATTAAACTTTGGACTCCATGTTTcgtttttatctttttttttcgagtctgtacgtacgtacatcaTGCGCATTAGAGATTCGACCGGGTAATTTAATTCTCATTGCCAACAGTCGCCACAGCTCAAAGTCAAGCTGTATCTCGTATTTAGGATCACTATAGGATTTACCGTAAACGAAGTGTCTGAAAGACTTTGGATAGTTGCCAGCGGTGTTCACGCGTTCTATGAAGAACAATCGTGCAATACAAATATTCAAGTATGAAGAAACAAAGAACTCGGGGACTTGGTTCTAGCTCGTTACTGGAGTCATAAAATCTTATAGCTACACCGCAGAGTTCTCCAATGTTACTCGTTGTACTTTGACGATGGAACGTATGCTTTTGACCGTTCATTGCCCTGACTCAGAAGCTTGTGATATCGGTCGAAGTCTAAGTCAAAACGATACGTGGTCCAGATAATCTTGATGTCAATGAGAAAACACGACACTGTTTGTCACTCGATTCACGTCTCCGAAGGATGTTCAACGAGTTTAATTTCGCGTGTTCCTGACATTGCTATTCTGCATATTACACACCAAAGAGTGCTTGGCATTCTCAATTGCACGAGTAGAGTAAACTTCGAGCAAATAATGGCTCGAGATTGTTATCGCTTGGTACTCAGATGTGATTCACCAACGTCTACGACTACGGTTCAAAACGTTGTTTAGCCAATGACAGAGTTGCGTTGAAGTGTCGATTCGGTGAGAAGTATGGCTCGACCGAAGTTCGACACGACGATATGCTGTGATAATAAGATAAATTTGCGAAACCATTCGACGTTGCTTGAACCGACATGGATACATATCTCCGTGCGACAATCCGCCATCGGTTTTCCCTCTTCTGTATACAAACTCTACTGACCGTATAACCGATAAAATAAGGGCAGCTTGGCGCCGTGACGACGAGATCGATGCGACGAAGTGCCCCAACCCCAACCGCAAACCAGATCCAGCGACATCGGGTGTACGCGTGCGTCCATAATGCACTCAAGTTCTCTTTCCCTCTTCACATGCGAGACCCGCTAAATGGTCTCACCTTTCCTACGATACAGATAAGAAAGCTGCCGGCTATGACTGGACAAAGACGGTTTTTGCGTACAGCGGCGaccttttctttcttttctctttttttctttactcgaCGTTTTCAGCACTTATACCGCTCGTTATCACGCACGCGTATCGCTTGTTATTTCTGCAGCGCAAATACGTGCATACCTACTTGATTTGTGGAATCTCAATAGTGACGTCACTTTGTCTCTCAACGGTCACGGTATCGAATACATACTCGAAGTTATACTCTGCGGTGTAATCGCAACCGTTTACGTTACGCGTTAAAACGTCGATGTTCTCATCGATGCGCGTAACGTATTGCATCGGCTATCTTAATCCTCTGTTTATTCATACTGTTTACCTACCCTTTCTTACAACGTATGCATGGGATGCTTTGATATGTTTCAGCGAGGGCCGAGAACGAGTCAGGGTATCACTTCTTGAACCGACGCCTTGCCCGTCGACACCGGGCGTCCTTTTGCTCGAACCGACGTCGGACCTCGACGATCACCTTCACACGCATCTCACAATGGCCACCAGTCCGGTCGAACTTCTTACCACCCACACGGAGCACACAACACCCACCTATCACACGCAAATCAGGTACGCATCATCAAACGACCGTCATTGCCataaaagagtaaaaaaatttcaaaagttctCCTGACTTTGATGACTTGAGCTCAACATCGTGAGAACCTTTAAGGCTTAATACAAAAGCATATTTTCtctaatttaacaaaaaaaaatataaatataatggAAGAATTATTTTGTTCAAACTTACGGCATATGAAAGAAGAATATTTAAAcgatatttcataaaatttgcattgaaaaattttggtcCCGGTATTTTTGCGGTGGACACGATAACTCGTGCTAGctatatttgaaaacaaaaaaccaaatattttctgttgGTAGCTGAGTAAACTTGTAGTTGGAcgaaggattgaaaaaaagaattgaaatttgaatttttagcaGAGTCGTATGCATATAAGTACAATTTTCGGTAAAACCCACACCATGTATTgcattgtaaaataaattgtgatcgaagaaaaaaaaaccttcgtCGAATTACTAGTTAATCCTATCTAGAAGAGGTGTGCAAAATTTCCACCGACTTGAGAAATATACTTTTGAGAAAAGAACGATATACGGTCGAGCCTAATGAGAGGAATTTCCAAAAagtctctctcactctctctctctcccctgAACCTTTATTCCAATCGATTTGAAACtttgggaaaatatttttgacacGTTGTActataagataaaaaaaaaaaatatataaaacgaaattttcaaacccaTGTAACTCCTCAAAATCTAGCATATTTCGGGTAagttttaacaataataacaatgattgAAGATTtatcacaatcattttttcccACGTTTCACCGCGTACCGTGAAAATCATCTCAACATACCgagttgtaatatttttttatttattaggTGTAGGGTAATAAAGATTTGCTCCTAATAGATAACCTCTGATAAGAAGGCTGAGCCGCGTAACGGCAATCGAAGATAGAACTCTGCCAGTGCGTCGTTTCGCGGTTTGCCTTCCGATTTTTTACCACCGTTTCGCGGCTTTTTACACAAACGTAATTCATGGTTGCCGTTTCAACGGTACCAGCAACTTTATCGCGGAGGAAGTCTCGATCTAGCCAAGCCGCGAATCTTTGGCCTTCGGCACAGAACTCGGTGGTCGGTCCAACAGCCTTCTGTCGCCCTTATCGCATCCGCACCTCGTCTACTTATCGGCGTAACCGCGGCTATCGCGACTTTATAGAAGTATAAGTGTAGGTGGTGACAGAAATAACGCTGTAGTCGCTACGTGTTTTACTAATTAGGTGCAAATTTTTCATGCGAACAGGAACATTGATTAAATAACCCGCGGAAAATTTACCCGAAGGGCAATTCTTCCGTTTCAAAATAGTTTGCGATACTCttttaaaatgaaatcaaGCGTGATTTGTGTAACCTGAAAATCAATCTTGTCGcttgatattttattattttttttttttttttcatttcatgtcTTCTTAACTATGTTTGGAAAAACGGTATAATGAGAATTATATGATGGATCGCACATGTGTTACGTATAGATTAACTCGATGAGGGATTTTTTCGAATGGCGTGTCAGGAGGGTAAACGGAATATCGTGATTTTGAAGAATCATAAACCGCtgaaagtgaagaaaatttccaccTTGTGTGGAAATATGAACATCCATACGTAATAATagcgaaaaagagaaaagtaTAGTCGGAAATAGGGTAGGTATTATAGTTTCCGGTTATTCTGGCCTTTACGCAATAcaaacatgtatatgtatacatatatatatgggaCACCGGGTTTCTCTCTTTGGACCGCAACATAAACCGAGAAGTGTATCCTAcatcggaaaaaataaattgcggTCGTGTATGTCCGAGGTATACACCTACCTATATACCTACACGTTTGTAAAACGCGAGTTTCTCGCATTGTGGTTAAATGTCAAATGATATCGCGTActcacgtgtatatatatatatacacaacaAGATACTCTGCGTCCACGACTtgaaattatatgtatatcgtatTGTTCCCCGGCGATTATATGGAAGAAAAGAGCAAAACATATACAGAGATAAAGTTTGCGATGAGCGTAAAATATCCGTACATCGATAAGGTAAATGTACCAGTTATTAACCCTGTACCAATGATCGATCTTTTTTGGTTGTATCCGTTTGATCCTTGGTTCTAAtattagcaaaaaaaatgaataaatttgtagTGTCTAACCCTCTGGCAATtggaaattcacaatttgtgtcgtagatttataattatggaaaataaaagggtcatTAATTGGTTCCAAACGTGTCAATGACTGGTAGACTTACTTTAGTAGCTATCggattaaaaacaatatttcgaGAGACTCTCGGGATGCCAGGGCGAAGCGGGAAACAAATTTCTCGGGATCGATGCAGCAGCAGAGCACCTACTGCCGTGCATCATGGGACGGTTTTAAGTGCGAGGGCGCCAGGTGGACGAACAATAGCATCAGTGGTAGCACCACCTCGATGCGAAGGTTTCGTACTACCTGCAGTTGCAGTCGCGCGGTGATACTGTAACGGTAAAGCTATCTGCGCCGCGTtctgaaatttagaaaaaacaaaatgacaaaataaTGATATCCAGTCGTCATTACCTACCTCTTCTCATCTCGAGCCATTGTCCCGCATGCAGGATATGCACAGCTTCATTGATATCCAAACATTTCATCGTGTCACTGACCCGTCATTTATACATCGTTGAAAGTTGTGGATGAATAGGAGCAAATTCATTTCAAGGGATAACCAATCATAGTTGGATTTACACGTTGCGACATTGATACAGGATAACTGGTACCAGTTTTCAACAACTATTGGGTCTGTATTGTGCAGGTGTTGAGATAAAAGTGATACCGTGAAGCTGAAGAACCTGTCGGTCAAAGATATTCCGTTTCGAAAGttgtgaattttattgttcttcTCGTTCGCTGTTAGGATGTATACactgtatacctgtatatcCAAGCTTCGTTATACTTATATACTGGAAATGCGGTTTGAGATGAAAAGAAGTATTTCACGCGCTGCTGATGAATACTTCGAAATTATCTCACATTGACAAGAGTTTTACCAGAGACGAGATTCGGGAGAGAATTTTAAACGGTTATTTACCGTGAAGACTGAAACTAACTATCTGACGTATGTCCGCGATAAGTTGCTCTTGttgtgttgttgttgtttttgttgttagCAGTAGTGCGGGTTGTATCGGTGACAAACCATACCTTGCATAAATTCACGCGGATACCGCATGTCCGTGCAACAAACCAGTCGGATAGCAAATTACACATCGGTATCTTGGCTCAGGTCACATGATTGAGTGATTCGGTGTTGATGCCTGGCACGTACATTTCGACCGAGAGAGAGTTGATCAGTCAGTGAACCGCGCGGTTTTTCTTCATGCAGTTAAGAACCCACATCGCCGATACTTATAATACTTACCTGTCTTCCGAGTCAGTGACTTAAATCCTCTTAGGCACTGTCAGGAATTTCGTGTTGCGGCGATGGTCAATGATTCGGAAAGCTGTATGATGGCTCTGAGACTTCATGTGACATTGAATTGTGTtcgatccttatccgaccagACAAGATGAGTCCAAACACGCGTTGTTGGCTCTTACAGTGTCCAGTTACAGTCCTTACAACGCGTGTTTCGACCTCACTGTTCCCGTAGGAAGACTTTTggaatacaaaatttatattcatattGGGGTAACATTGAAGTTCactctgatattttttatctgtcAAAATAATGATTGGGAGAacgttttttgaaaacttctgACTGGATGTAACCCCTTAAACGCCAAGCCAAAGACAGCTATTGGCGTGGGCGACTGTCTGTACAGAGAACCGCGCTGTTGGACTACAGTTAATTCGGTACCCCGGCGATCGAGCACCGCGTGCAATGCAGTCAATCTCTGATGAACTAGATTCAGCGAATCGAACGTGCCTTTGGTGTTTCAACCTCGATTGTATGTAACTTACTTACGCCGCGTTGTCTCTGATTGAGTATTCATGCCGCGCGATGACCTAATTGATCCGAAGTACTTATATTACCGATGGGTAACGATGTTCGAGTAGGTATcgatgctgctgctgttggTGCGATGAGCTGCATTCCGAACCTCGATTGCTATCGCGCTCGGATTTTTGCGCTCGGACGGGTACTAAATCAATATACAAATCGACTAGACACCGTTTGAACCTTCGCCAAAGTCAACAACGGTGATGAGAATTCGTTTACACGATTTCGACTTTGTCTTTTTAccatcatattttttattccaattttatTCCTGACTTAACGTGGCGCGTCTCGCGGTTCTctttactttactttactttactttactttactttCCGGCGCCACAACGACAGCTCCAGCTGATTATCCCGGAAGCAAAGAGCCCCGGCGATGATAATTATACGACGGCAAGGTCGGGCTCGCGGCCTGTGTCAACATCCGCACCCAGCGGTTGCGTAACCATCAGCAACCCAACGACGACGTCGGGAACAACAGATAACCCCATCGAAATCGACTCGTCGCGTCAATCTTCTTTCACGAACTTCCTGTCGCTTTACAGCCGCGCTTCTCATCGACGTCTTCTCGACGATGTCAGTGTAACAATAACGCGAACAATTTTCCTCACGACAAATGCAGCTGTGAGCTGAGACTTCCGGATTATGAAACTCTGGAACCCAGCTACACCGGTAACAATCAGAACTGAATACAGTCGCCTCTTATCAGGAACGCCCGAGTCTCTGCAGGGAATCAATAGTCTCTGACTATTTCGGAGTCGACGTTATTCGACGAATTCGATAGCAGCTTCGTAGACTCGAATGCGTATTCTTTATAAAGTTTAGTGATTGGCGTTCTTTCCCGATCTCGAAAACTAGAATCGAAATGGTGCTATACGACTCGTGATCATTAtcattgaatgaaaatgaggatgaagttaggGACGTTACTGTGACAATGCTTGTTTAGGAAACATCGTTATTTGGCACCTTTAGAATTctctgaaatttagtaaaccataATAAAGAAAACATGGTCGTAATTTGGAAAGTCAACTTCTTGgaagtcattctaaaattttataacaacgAGGGTTTATCTGATGTTTCCTTGtgttaacgttaccaacttcacaTTCGTGAATGAAAAGCTTCCAAGACGTCGTGTCTGAAATCCGTTACCAATTGGCATAGCGGACGTTCGGCGCAGGAGAGTTGGTAAACAAGTATAAACACGGCGATGAGTTAACTAACAAAAAGCCAGATCATACCCTGCCCACCacttatacctatacctaaTGTACTGTATTCGCGTGAGTCATTTTCCAGCCAGTCTCGTATAaccgttcgttcgttcgttcggaATTTGCGCTGTTCATGTGCCTGGCCCACGCACTTGTGGTATATTAATATAAGCAAGGCTCTAGTTGTTCGAGAAACGGTGAAACGAATGGCCTGACCTCGACCTGGACTACTCGCGTCCTCCGGCACCACATACGGGACGAGGGGTTTTCAGGGTGTCGATGAGTTAACGTTTCCAATTCCCAATCCACTCACGAGGTCTTCGGAAGGTCGGAGGGGTTCCAAAGCTTTTGAACGTCCCGATTTTCAAACGGTCACATCGCTGATCGAAACTTTTTCTCGAATTTGGGACGTTCCAATCGAGCGTCGCGACGTTGCGACGAGCCGAAGCTGATGCTGCGTCACGGTGGGGGCGAATGAGGAGAAGGGGAACCAGTGAGTTAGGAATAGAATATCGGCGAGGAACCGAGGACAGAGGAGGAACTCCGTCCATCCCCAAGCCCACGCAACGGCGCATCGGCGCGACGGAGTCCAGTTCGTACGCGAGTTGGCATCAAGTGCGCATCTGTCCGATAAGGGAACACCTTCGTCGTGCCTTAGAACCATTCGGACAATAATTTACGGTGTCGCGGAGAATCACTTCGGTCGATTGACTTTCCTTGCACTAATTCGTTTTAATTCACGTGTCAAGAGTCAAGAGTATACCTGTACTATCGGTTTGGAGCGAATGCAGAGGTACCATTGCAGGCAGATGTTGGTACTATCTTGTGTTGGTACACCCTTAGCATCGTGCCGCGTTTTTTGACTTCGCAATTTGAAAGTACTTCGTACATCCAATTCTCTCGGGAGTGGCTTGAGTGTGATTAACTTCTACACCTGTGCATTCTCGACTCCTGTTCATGCGCGCTGTTGCTTTTCTTTGGTGTTTCGGTACAGCCGGAATCCCGAAATAACGTCTCGACACCGAGTTGTTGTAACGTTAACGAACTCTGACTCCACGATTCTGCTGCTGATGGTCCGTTCCTACGTTGtagatgatgatgacgatgatgaggATGATAATGCACCTTCTCAGTTCGCTTCTTCAATAAAATCCTGCACTATCTACTATCGGGGTGCAGTTTTCTGGTCATCTTGATATGCAGCGACGACACGTTTACGGGGTTATTACCCCAGTTATCCTTTAATCAACCCTACAGTCACAAACTACATTGCTGATCCCTCCGTCACATATCATTCGTTTAACCCGAAATGAAAACTACGGCTACTCATGGCGGCCACGTCTATTATGTGCTCAAGATACCCAAGGGGTGGGACGATCACAATGACAGGTAGATATTATTACAACCGAGCAATGCAGTCTTGCAGAGTCGGAACCCTTCGGTTCTGCGATGTTTACTTTACGCTTGATGCGATTAACCTACTTTTCGTGTTGCGAATCTAAACGGGTTGTTCACGCAGTCCCCGAAGACCCGAGTGTAAAGTAGCGATGGTCTGATCTGCGGAGACGTGTAATAAAAACTGATGGCTTCGCAACGCAAATACACACGGAGCACGTTATTGTAAAATGACATTCGTAGGATAGTCAGGATCGCTGACTTTGTAATGGTTTTATACTTTCAAATCGAACGTGGCTGAAGTTAGTTACGATACTATATCGAAACGTTGAGACAAAAATTGCTATCTCGCACCTTTAGAATAACTCAATAAGTCGAATTCACAAAATCTGAGTTTGTTCATGCTTTACATCATCTGTTTCCTAAATTTTAGGTAATCCTCttaaagtttcaaaataacgagtttttctaaacactcatcgttacaataacgatCAAAACGTCATCTTGATCGATTCAACCAGTTTCATGGGTCATATTGTAATCATTTATCATTCAACCTGCAGctttaaaatcaaattatactGCTTCTATATCGGAGAATCATTTGATACATAATTCTGTCTTCTTGGTGTCTCACATTCTCGACAAAGTAGATAAAACAAATGTTTCCGACACGTCTAACATCATTACTGTTACATTTCTGGCTGTTACCACTGGTTTCAACTTCTTACGAATAGCAAGAGCCCGTTTTCCTCTTGGCTCACTGGAATAAGCGCTTTTTAACGACCCTTTTTGGCACAAAGTGTTGTACAGTAGTACCAGCTGCGAGCAGTTACGGTGCAACTAGTGTTTGATACAGATCTATGTATACTCAAATCAGTTGAtcctttaaaaaatttcacttgcGAAACGACTTGGCTAAAGATTGGCAACCCAGAAAGagtaaaagagagagagagagagcacaTCACCGTGcacatgaaaaattgtaaaacgcAGCTGCGAACGAGGTGACGCGAGAGGCGGGAATACCGTTAAAAACtaaaggcaaaaaaaaaaaaaaatttgccacaAGATGTTGATATCCAAGGATTGAGTTACAATCGTGATGCGTGCTGGAAGCTTTGCCAGTTGGATACAGTCCAATTTGACCGCGTGGCGTAAGAGTTTCGTAACATTGAAGATACTTTATATTAGCCAGTCGCTCCACTACTGACCGTCGGATCCGTGACAAATGTTGATCGAAAATCAACTATAACGAACTATAACTCGAAATGTTTGGAACACTGTGCCGAAAGGATTAAATAATGTAAATCAGACTAAAAACAGTTCGAGGTTCTTCTTGGGGGCCATTCAAGTGTAATAGCTAGCGCTTTTTTTCACTCCCATCCATAGCGATGACGATTTGTAACGTTTGCTTGCTTTGCCCACTACTGTTTTTTAACGTTACATATTGCTTTTTGTCAGTTTATTGGAAAATCGATTCGCTACCTGGGAATGTCGGAAACACCATTCATAGTCACATCCTGATCAATTTCTTCCTACCTTATTAAATATTGAGTATTAAATACATCATGGGTTGTCTTTCATCTTAAACGCATGAAATAAACGTTATATTTATCAAGATATTATTATCGAGCAATGCATGCATTATTAACAGCCTCTTTTTGAAGAATAtcatttgttattattctCAGGCGAAAAAATACGCTCTTGTATTggtgtaataatattttcgaaattaaaacttcagtttttcaacaaaatatagATAGTactttataaataatatacgtTAATGTTAGCTAACGCTTGCGTGTAATGTCTACTACTATTGGGTAATATTCGATAACGTTTCTCAAAATAGCTAATACTTGAATGGTCCCTCGTACTAGttagtgttaaaaaaaaaaggaaaaaaaaaaacgaacagaCCCGAGCGTGAATTCGAAACCTGGCGTTGAGTTCGGCACAACATCGTCGGCGTCCCCTCGGTGTCTCCAATTAACGCGCTACGAGCCAATTAGACCTTGGACAACGATCAATGGAGAGCGAACATATTTTACGGTGCAACGTCAGCAGCCTTGCATATTTGACCTGTTTTTTACTTAGCTCCAGATCGTTAATACCATGTAATTTTCACGGGGATCCTCGTTTTTCGTGTTTTCCAGCACCGACAGCGGCTGGGACAACCCTTTCAGGCCGGACGGCGACCTCTCGAGGGAGGCCGACGAGATCGTCGAGCTCATCAAAGGCGGGAAACCGATCACTCCGACTCCTGGACAGAACGCACCGGCACTTCCCGGAGTCGAGACCACGACCCCTGTTTCGGCGGCTGCTCCGGCTGCCAACGGTGACCTCGACTCGGGTGCGAACACGATTCTGAACTCGACCGTCGCCAATCAGCAAACCTCTCCGAGGCTCAATCAGGGGAACGGTAATGCTGCCCATGTCACGCCGAATAAGGGATCTGCTCCGAACTCGAACAATCAGAATGCCGCGCACAAGAAGGTATCTTTTTTACcatgatttatttaatttttcattttctctcttaaactaacaataaaatatcctAATATACGTACACTTATACTTACAATATACTATGGAggtaatttaataaattagtTATTCGTAACATAAATTACAgttatttgataaattattaatggtcaattatttataaaaatgtaatgtaacaatatgtaatataaaatcGCTACGGCGTCTTTTTTTCTAACCCGTTTTCAATTAACCATTCCTACAGCTTTTTTATAACACTTTTCGAACTGTATCATCGTTACTCGGTCAACGGTcgcattcaaaaatttaaaactgaAATTGGAACGTTCAAAATTGCGGATATGCTGATTGGTGCGTGTTTAAGATGTCGAACagtttttaagaaaattaatataccGTGGTCTTTTggaatcatatttatttatttttttttcatctaggagtaaaattatcgtatttaaaattgaaaattgtatattcTGTCGCACTGTTTAAGGGGATCAGTATGactacttttaaaaaaaacatattcttACAGTCCAAAATCGACTCATTTCTTAATCAAAGttcattacaaaaaaaaaaaaaaaaattgtatcataATGATTTTTCCACACCAATTGCCCAATTTATCCTTTCGATGCTTCATTATATCCTTCGATGAATCATTCGTTCCTCATCGTACGTATGTgcagaattagaaaaaacatatttcaaccaagttatttgaaaaatagtgaATCCTTctgttttatatataatttagaCAATTGTTCATAACTACTCGCACGatgttttgtttcaattcaaaacCCTACATTCAAACGATAAGGAACGGTTCAACGAAGGACATTAGATATCAGAAGAATGAATTGGGTtacgtatgtaaaaaaatctttacgACGCTCATACATTTCTCCCTCAAAAATAACGTTCTCGATATAAAATGAACTTAATTTTATCAAGAAGTAACGTCGATTTTTAAACTGTATTAAATTTATAGCTGGTCACCTTATAATCAAGTTCTCTACGAATTGTACAGTGTACTTCAAAATCGATGCGCAACTAAATCAACTGATCTTTGCAGGTGGCGACAAGCGTCAACGCGGCGACGGTTGAGGTGGGTCGAGTTACGGCCCAGGGTCCCGGGGATGCGTCGCAGGTCGAGCATGTCACCCTGAAAAAGAAACCCAAGTGTAAATGCTGCGTGCTGCAGTAggaaggaggaggaagaggaggaggatgaaGGAGGAGAAGAGTTACGCACGgccaacgacgacgacgaggacgaggacgaggacgaggacgaggaatAAGGCGAATACGACGATGGAACTCGATTCGATAATGAAAATCACGTCGGCTCACGTCCGGCTCTCGACTCTTTTCTGTATATCTCTGTCCGTTATCTCGACACCGGCGCACCGACATTGTTACACGTATATCCACCTACCTGCAGATGAGGCTCGGTACACGCCGACATTTCCCGCATCGTCTCGTCTCTCATGCGCGGGCAACCCTCTCCGATCGATCTTTCTCGACTGGGCTTCGATATATGCTttacataatacatattatacatacatgcctGTATATACAATTTTAACGAGGAATCTGGAAGAATAGTTTTGCACccattttactttttctctaTTTGGGCAAAAAGTCCTCGAGTTTAAGGAGGAATTAGCTGT is a window encoding:
- the LOC124296897 gene encoding uncharacterized protein LOC124296897, which gives rise to MLSYMLPGDEKPPPSSPMENRNGNLGQMSARSYQINDLQSGGPGSPKMTLNARAISALQSTLASRGGGDQIEELDEGDEDIVDDHVKAYRGINGRKGSVESPRHAALGVDAAGNATRKSSALHSSGPGRAVVKDDSLYSIGSDASTVGSEKKHKLFNGAKHTSLKRVSFGSSKGSMVETLVYETPVQEEPENNHFHEHNGRLPTPNTYGSAALLVAPETDEGRERVRVSLLEPTPCPSTPGVLLLEPTSDLDDHLHTHLTMATSPVELLTTHTEHTTPTYHTQISTDSGWDNPFRPDGDLSREADEIVELIKGGKPITPTPGQNAPALPGVETTTPVSAAAPAANGDLDSGANTILNSTVANQQTSPRLNQGNGNAAHVTPNKGSAPNSNNQNAAHKKVATSVNAATVEVGRVTAQGPGDASQVEHVTLKKKPKCKCCVLQ